A genomic window from Providencia alcalifaciens includes:
- a CDS encoding invasin domain 3-containing protein translates to MSPSFLTVKQKLANGFVIFTAIWSSVIMPVVPAYAKMLDNKELPSLGSDQILNEDNTERLAAEHTKTIGTFLSQKKTMKDLSEMAQDYARNKVASEATKEIEHWLSKTGNVKLNIDIDKKFSIKNSQFDWLIPWYDQAEFLLFTQHSLHRYDERFHTNNGIGLRHFHEKSTIGMNAFIDHDFSHAHTRAGLGIEYWQDYLKLNANSYFGLSAWKSASELNHDFNAKPAHGWDIQVEGWLPTYPHLGGNLKYEQYYGDSVALFGKTKRQKNPNAATIGANWTPFPLFTLNASHKLGSEKRSETQAKLQFTWTFGKSLAHHLDPTKVAETRRLSGNRYDFVERNNNIILNYQKKTLLHLSLPTKIQGVTGQSVPLVKSFTGKYPLKHIEWQAPELLAAGGSISSADQTATLTLPSYKTTNTAKDAQRINRYRLRATAYDIKGNASPVTETLIEITHAGAVSISPHDMKFHGKGLANGNDVNGLTAIVRDSLGNPVTNAKVVFVLPNTLTLASQNIKTAINSSVQNNLRKKMQAMKVAKPWEYVTTTNDKGEAQVQFTSQIAGSYEISAYTGNHQPAKAQVVFKPDSAQAQIYSFTATRSGAVADGIATNSVKARITDKNKNPIANQEVTFSATHAKIIDKATTDENGIVEVTLTSLKAGPSEVTLSINGQSETTAVEFLSGKLHQVTILDVPEVYAGRENQVSFQLLDSHGNPIIDAKNDITIIIDKKTESAAIWDTDIDKGIYAAKISGQQSGEHTIQVIIGKTVSPEQKFNTRGSNTVKPVAADGSGPSGTLGVIADIEIDINPDRTDFKSGDNPLVMVTLKDSFGNEIDGIDPKNIHLAHFKGQDLAWRQDGQYDYIVNLPLTKIGDIDITATVNNISSPKTVLTVSHNSGISNIQNVVITPTNNTPNAGEQPTLTVVLTDKSGNPVNDVKQLEVTIAGAKHTLPATQNPDGSYTVTLPAQHSGKQDILVTVNGKDSNKATLAIQAPKPMPTNTKGNVGEQGGLATVKLDSGTLANLKSGDALVLTVTVQDSFKNPLTGLSAAITLAHQQAGTVTWKDNQDGTYTASLPLTKLGADTLTATVNKLSSKAITFNVTNLTGHAGVQNVVITPTNNTPNAGDKPTLTVVLTDKSGNPVNDVKQLEVTIAGAKHILPATQNPDGSYTVTLPAQHSGKQDIQITVNGKDSNKEILTVQAPKPTAANTKGNAGEQGVLATVKLDSGILTSLKSGDALTLTVTATDTFKNPLTGLASAITLAHAQAGTVTWKDNQNGTYTASLPLTKLGNDTLTATANKVSSKAITFNVANLTGHAGVQNVVITPANNTPNAGEIPTLTVKLTDKSGNVVNDVKQLDVTIAGTKHTLPATQNPDGSYTVTLPAQHSGKQDILVTVNGKDSNKATLAVQAPKTIAANTKGSAGEQGVLATVALSSGTLTNLKSGDTLALTVTVQDSFKNPLTGLASAITLAHQQAGTVTWKDNQDGTYTASLPLTKLGADTLTATINKVSSKAITFNVANLAGHTGVQNVVITPANNTPNAGEQPTLTVVLTDKSGNPVNDVKQLEVTIAGAKHTLPATQNSDGSYTVTLPAQHSGKQDILVTVNGKDSNKVAITVQAPKTITANTKGSAGEQGVLATVKLDSGILTSLKSGDALDLTVTATDTFKNPLTGLASAITLAHAQAGTVTWKDNQDGTYTASLPLTKLGNDTLTATANKVDSKPITFDVANLAGHTGVQNVVITPTNNTPNAGEQPTLTVKLTDSHGNPVKDIKQLDVTIAGTKHTLPATQNPDGSYTVTLPAQHSGKQDILVTVNGKDSNKEILTVQAPKPTAANTKGNAGEQGVLATVKLDSGILTSLKSGDTLDLTVTATDTFKNPLTGLASAITLAHAQAGTVTWKDNQNGTYSGTLALSKLGNDTLTATVNTVSSKAITVNVANLTGHAGVQNVVITPTNKSPNAGEIPTLTVKLTDKSGNPVKDIKQLEVTIAGTKHTLPATQNSDGSYTVTLPAQHSGKQDILVTVNGKDSNKVAITVQAPKTIAANTKGSAGEQGVLATVKLDSGILTSLKSGDALDLTVTATDTFKNPLTGLASAITLAHAQAGTVTWKDNQDGTYTASLPLTKLGNDTLTATANKVSSKAITFNVANLTGHAGVQNVVITPTNNTPNAGDKPTLTVKLTDSHGNPVKDIKQLDVTIAGTKHTLPATQNPDGSYTVTLPAQHSGKQDILVTVNGKDSNKEILTVQAPKPMPTNTKGNVGEQGVLATVKLDSGVLTSLKSGDTLDLTVTATDTFKNPLTGLASAITLAHAQTGTVTWKDNQDGTYSGVLALSKLGNDTLTSTVNKLSSKAISFTVELQQDKASVTAVKLHALHPLISAGQSTTLTITLRDKHNNGVVKIPSSDIKLEDNKLALSNIQWKEQGNGVYTTEILFQLLGNHKLISTVGITNSHPIDVDVTALKGAIHVHHVNLDATPKQFVVGEKIQLKLTLLDQFNNGVMDVLDTNININDDNTRSSLKGLQWQYQQNGVYLAETTVTKGGIHSLKATINSKQDNVLIHAISSVGQKQVSDVQLSTSTAKIVAGTPSTLILTLKDQHGNPVSQVNSADIELIDSSGSTISATWLEMNNLGIYNTQISLNSVGSHTVTVKVNNISHNVSLQVTSPQGASSVAKLEISPITAVDAGHTALITFIMKDKYGNRVNNVLNRDIALEIDGVIQSIQLTEIGYTGQYSGQLPAQQKGQHAIKVTVNGQPASANWTINNPIPIPLSTFDKSGQRGALEKVTLNSSKKMVGSGDKVTFTLKLMDKFDNPLTGASSHLKLLTNLSETSQWQSHNDGSYSIELLMNRLGSQAVQAIVKNVLSNEVTLDIKPLSGASNVNTTALTIKDATIEAGNTTELTLRLKDSVDNGVTNIQNQDIHLTQSNTKIDKQWSSTIDGIYTTQVQIKQVGVYPLRATVNQQNSRIETIEVTAPVGNTKVAKAKLASSIVTLEAGQNVELTLELKDQYDNLIIGVNGSDIMLKDSHTTETIDNNRVAWRMDSAGIYKASLPLTLIGKHKLSAVINKQQASTTEMTVNALKGAANVKQVMLTTGKNTVSVGEKTELTLEVQDRFGNEVDDVLVSDIDLANTDSQIKTSVKWVKVPSTLGKYVTDVQFEKVKSHTLIANVNRQTKTLQINVQPLKGYSNVAAIALQVPAKAEVAEKTKLSLILTDKFNNGVVGVEAKHIELLIGSTPQTVIWVDNQNGSYHTELALNQAGANPLTVKVNKFTDTKSVHVDSPSGKDKVASIQLGASDTQVLPNTPTMLTLTLKDKYGNGVKNVLSTDISLSNNYSPENLASPSWTEDGKQSGIYTASVNLKKVAEHTLTVKVSNIDKAMKITVRPFTETQHVNNIELAIDNNKIALGGKVNFILSTKDIYGNNVMIKAADIHLQNANGTLDQPTWQEKGAEYKGELTFSISGNYVITANVGTQSSAPINLTVQTGKPVFSIGNSRLYADRYDLDENSSTNITVTLELKDANGAAIKGKKPHILATAGKINSTMTERADGIYTASFNNPTISKSSISVDNNSIDYSGPTQAVNIVTYGKSEIKTLKSAHAFSINDGFPNTGFIGAQFQITVPIGKPTDYDWEVDIDWLSINKEGIVTMLRKPTPIKNGNAMTPIFKGVPKANTGYKRAVHYRFTLKKWYSYEGQFNVQAAINICPTPSRLIKRDDLLTTGVPMSILRKVGGRLFHEWGGRDPHKQLGATDLVLLADMQTSSQVTQILHPYTYDLASATSTGFLASVVCVEDLK, encoded by the coding sequence ATGAGCCCCTCTTTTTTAACCGTTAAACAAAAACTGGCTAACGGCTTTGTTATATTTACGGCTATTTGGTCATCTGTCATTATGCCTGTTGTTCCAGCTTATGCAAAAATGTTGGATAACAAAGAGCTACCATCACTAGGTAGCGATCAAATCCTCAATGAAGATAATACTGAGCGCTTAGCCGCCGAACACACTAAAACAATCGGGACCTTCCTTTCACAAAAGAAAACGATGAAGGATCTGTCTGAGATGGCGCAAGACTACGCGCGAAACAAAGTCGCCAGTGAAGCCACTAAAGAGATTGAACATTGGTTATCCAAGACAGGTAATGTCAAACTCAATATCGATATTGATAAAAAATTCTCCATTAAAAATTCACAGTTTGACTGGCTAATCCCTTGGTATGACCAAGCAGAGTTCCTGCTATTCACCCAGCACAGCCTACATCGTTATGATGAACGATTTCATACCAATAATGGGATTGGCTTACGCCATTTTCATGAAAAAAGCACTATTGGTATGAATGCATTTATCGATCACGACTTTTCTCATGCCCATACTCGTGCGGGATTAGGGATAGAATATTGGCAAGACTACCTAAAATTAAATGCCAATAGCTATTTCGGTTTAAGCGCATGGAAAAGCGCCTCTGAATTAAACCACGATTTTAATGCTAAACCCGCCCATGGCTGGGATATTCAAGTCGAAGGCTGGTTGCCCACTTATCCACACCTAGGTGGAAACCTAAAATATGAGCAATATTATGGCGACAGTGTTGCATTATTTGGAAAAACAAAACGTCAAAAAAATCCGAATGCAGCGACCATCGGTGCTAACTGGACACCATTCCCATTATTTACATTAAATGCCAGTCATAAGCTGGGTAGTGAAAAAAGATCCGAGACCCAAGCTAAACTTCAATTTACTTGGACCTTCGGTAAAAGCTTAGCCCACCATTTAGATCCAACCAAGGTTGCTGAGACTCGCCGACTTTCAGGTAACCGCTATGACTTTGTTGAGCGCAATAATAATATTATTCTCAATTACCAAAAGAAAACCTTACTACACCTGTCATTACCGACGAAAATCCAAGGGGTAACAGGACAGTCTGTTCCACTCGTCAAATCTTTCACAGGTAAATACCCTCTTAAGCATATTGAGTGGCAAGCCCCTGAACTTCTGGCTGCGGGCGGATCTATTAGCTCGGCGGATCAAACAGCTACCTTAACTCTGCCATCTTATAAAACGACCAATACAGCAAAAGATGCACAAAGGATAAATCGCTATCGTCTACGTGCGACTGCCTATGATATTAAAGGCAATGCCTCGCCTGTTACTGAAACCTTAATTGAAATTACCCATGCTGGTGCAGTTAGCATCAGTCCTCATGATATGAAATTTCATGGAAAAGGCTTGGCTAATGGTAATGATGTTAATGGTCTTACCGCTATTGTCAGAGACTCTCTTGGTAATCCAGTTACCAATGCTAAAGTGGTGTTTGTTTTACCCAATACACTCACACTCGCTTCCCAGAATATAAAAACCGCCATCAACTCTAGCGTTCAAAATAACCTGCGTAAAAAAATGCAAGCGATGAAAGTGGCTAAACCGTGGGAGTACGTAACAACAACCAATGACAAAGGCGAAGCACAAGTTCAATTCACCTCACAGATTGCTGGCTCATACGAAATTAGTGCTTACACAGGCAATCATCAACCTGCGAAAGCCCAAGTCGTTTTCAAACCCGATTCTGCTCAAGCTCAGATCTACAGTTTTACCGCCACCCGTTCTGGTGCTGTGGCTGATGGCATTGCAACAAATTCAGTGAAAGCACGTATTACTGACAAAAATAAAAACCCTATTGCCAATCAGGAAGTTACCTTTTCGGCGACTCATGCAAAAATTATCGATAAAGCCACAACCGATGAAAATGGTATTGTTGAAGTTACGCTCACCAGCTTAAAAGCCGGCCCAAGTGAAGTCACCCTATCCATTAATGGTCAAAGTGAAACCACAGCTGTTGAATTCCTAAGCGGAAAATTACATCAAGTGACTATTCTCGATGTCCCTGAAGTGTATGCAGGCAGAGAAAACCAAGTATCATTCCAATTACTCGATAGCCACGGCAACCCAATTATTGATGCCAAAAATGATATTACAATCATCATTGACAAGAAAACGGAGTCAGCGGCAATTTGGGATACTGACATCGATAAAGGTATCTATGCGGCTAAAATTTCAGGGCAGCAATCAGGTGAACATACTATCCAAGTCATAATAGGCAAAACAGTTTCACCGGAACAAAAGTTTAATACACGTGGAAGTAATACCGTAAAACCTGTCGCAGCTGACGGCAGCGGCCCATCAGGAACATTAGGTGTCATCGCTGATATTGAAATCGATATCAATCCGGACCGTACCGATTTTAAATCGGGCGACAATCCACTTGTGATGGTCACGCTGAAAGATAGTTTTGGCAATGAGATTGATGGTATCGATCCCAAAAATATTCATCTTGCTCATTTTAAAGGGCAAGATCTTGCTTGGCGCCAAGATGGACAATATGACTATATTGTCAACTTACCATTAACCAAAATCGGTGATATTGATATCACCGCAACAGTGAATAATATATCCAGCCCGAAAACTGTTTTAACGGTCAGCCATAATTCAGGGATTTCAAATATTCAAAACGTGGTGATCACCCCAACCAATAACACCCCGAACGCTGGTGAGCAACCGACGCTGACGGTGGTATTAACCGACAAAAGCGGCAACCCCGTCAACGACGTGAAGCAGCTTGAGGTGACCATTGCCGGGGCAAAACACACCCTCCCAGCCACCCAAAATCCGGATGGCAGCTACACCGTCACCCTGCCAGCGCAACACAGTGGCAAGCAGGACATTCTGGTCACCGTTAACGGCAAAGACTCTAATAAAGCAACTTTAGCCATCCAAGCACCAAAACCGATGCCAACCAACACCAAGGGCAACGTCGGTGAGCAAGGGGGGCTGGCGACAGTGAAGCTCGATAGCGGCACCCTCGCTAATTTGAAGTCCGGTGACGCGCTGGTATTAACCGTGACGGTTCAAGATAGCTTTAAAAACCCGTTAACCGGTTTATCTGCGGCAATTACGCTGGCACACCAACAAGCAGGCACGGTGACGTGGAAAGACAATCAAGATGGCACCTACACCGCTTCACTTCCTCTGACCAAACTGGGTGCGGATACCCTGACTGCGACAGTGAATAAGCTGAGCAGCAAGGCGATTACATTCAACGTTACGAACCTGACAGGTCACGCGGGCGTGCAAAACGTGGTGATCACCCCAACCAATAACACCCCGAACGCCGGTGATAAGCCGACGCTGACGGTGGTATTAACGGACAAGAGCGGCAACCCCGTCAACGACGTGAAGCAGCTTGAGGTGACGATTGCCGGGGCAAAACATATCCTCCCAGCCACCCAAAATCCGGATGGCAGCTACACCGTCACCCTGCCAGCGCAGCACAGTGGCAAGCAGGATATTCAGATCACCGTTAACGGCAAAGACTCCAACAAAGAGATCTTAACTGTCCAAGCACCAAAACCAACCGCCGCCAACACCAAGGGTAACGCCGGTGAACAAGGGGTGCTGGCGACGGTGAAGCTCGATAGCGGCATCCTCACCAGCTTAAAATCTGGTGATGCGCTGACGTTAACCGTCACGGCGACCGATACCTTTAAAAACCCATTAACCGGTTTGGCATCGGCGATCACCTTAGCCCATGCTCAAGCGGGCACCGTGACGTGGAAAGATAACCAAAACGGCACCTACACGGCTTCACTTCCGCTGACCAAACTGGGGAACGATACCCTGACAGCCACCGCCAATAAAGTGAGCAGCAAGGCGATTACATTCAACGTCGCGAACCTGACGGGTCACGCGGGCGTACAAAACGTGGTGATCACCCCAGCCAATAACACCCCGAACGCCGGTGAGATACCGACGCTAACGGTAAAACTGACCGACAAGAGCGGCAACGTTGTTAACGACGTGAAGCAACTTGACGTCACCATTGCCGGAACAAAACACACGCTCCCAGCCACCCAAAATCCGGATGGCAGCTACACCGTCACCCTGCCAGCACAGCACAGTGGCAAGCAGGATATTCTGGTCACCGTGAACGGCAAAGACTCTAATAAAGCAACTTTAGCCGTCCAAGCACCAAAAACAATCGCCGCCAACACCAAGGGCAGCGCCGGTGAACAAGGGGTGCTGGCGACCGTTGCCCTGAGCAGCGGCACCCTCACTAACTTGAAGTCCGGTGATACACTGGCGTTAACCGTGACGGTTCAAGATAGCTTTAAAAACCCGTTAACCGGCTTGGCTTCGGCAATTACGCTGGCACACCAACAAGCAGGCACCGTGACGTGGAAAGATAATCAAGATGGCACCTACACCGCTTCACTTCCTCTGACCAAACTGGGTGCCGATACCCTGACCGCCACCATCAATAAAGTGAGCAGCAAGGCGATTACATTCAACGTCGCGAACCTAGCAGGTCACACGGGCGTGCAAAACGTGGTGATCACCCCAGCCAATAACACCCCGAACGCCGGTGAGCAACCGACGCTGACGGTGGTATTAACGGACAAGAGTGGCAACCCAGTCAACGACGTGAAGCAGCTTGAGGTGACGATTGCCGGGGCAAAACATACCCTCCCAGCCACCCAAAATTCAGATGGCAGCTACACCGTCACCCTGCCAGCGCAACACAGTGGCAAGCAGGATATTCTGGTCACCGTGAACGGCAAAGACTCCAACAAAGTGGCCATTACCGTACAAGCACCAAAAACAATCACCGCCAACACCAAGGGCAGCGCCGGTGAACAAGGCGTGCTGGCGACGGTGAAGCTCGATAGTGGCATCCTCACCAGCTTAAAATCCGGTGATGCCCTTGATTTAACCGTCACGGCGACCGATACCTTTAAAAACCCATTAACCGGTTTGGCATCGGCGATCACCTTAGCCCATGCTCAAGCGGGCACGGTGACGTGGAAAGATAATCAAGATGGCACCTACACCGCTTCACTTCCTCTGACCAAACTGGGGAACGATACCCTGACAGCCACCGCCAATAAAGTCGACAGTAAACCTATTACGTTCGACGTCGCGAACCTAGCAGGTCACACGGGCGTGCAAAATGTGGTGATCACCCCAACCAATAACACCCCGAACGCCGGTGAGCAACCGACGCTGACAGTGAAACTGACGGACAGCCACGGCAACCCCGTTAAAGACATTAAACAACTTGACGTGACGATTGCGGGGACAAAACATACCCTCCCAGCCACCCAAAATCCGGATGGCAGCTACACCGTGACTCTGCCAGCGCAACACAGTGGCAAGCAGGATATTCTGGTCACCGTTAACGGCAAAGACTCCAACAAAGAGATCTTAACTGTCCAAGCACCAAAACCAACCGCCGCCAACACCAAGGGCAACGCCGGTGAACAAGGGGTGCTGGCGACAGTGAAGCTCGATAGCGGCATCCTCACCAGCTTAAAATCCGGTGATACCCTTGATTTAACCGTCACGGCGACCGATACCTTTAAAAACCCATTAACGGGCTTGGCATCAGCGATCACCTTAGCCCATGCTCAAGCGGGCACGGTGACGTGGAAAGATAACCAAAACGGCACATATTCTGGCACATTGGCGCTCTCAAAGCTGGGCAACGATACCCTGACGGCCACCGTGAATACCGTGAGCAGCAAAGCGATCACCGTCAATGTCGCGAACCTGACAGGTCACGCGGGCGTGCAAAACGTGGTGATCACCCCAACCAACAAAAGCCCGAACGCCGGTGAGATACCAACACTGACGGTGAAACTGACGGACAAGAGCGGCAACCCAGTTAAAGACATTAAACAACTTGAAGTGACGATTGCGGGGACAAAACATACCCTCCCAGCCACCCAAAATTCAGATGGCAGCTACACCGTCACCCTGCCAGCGCAACACAGTGGCAAGCAGGATATTCTGGTCACCGTTAACGGCAAAGACTCCAACAAAGTGGCCATTACCGTACAAGCACCAAAAACAATCGCCGCCAACACCAAGGGCAGCGCCGGTGAACAAGGCGTGCTGGCGACGGTGAAGCTCGATAGTGGCATCCTCACCAGCTTAAAATCCGGTGATGCCCTTGATTTAACCGTCACGGCGACCGATACCTTTAAAAACCCATTAACCGGTTTGGCATCGGCGATCACCTTAGCCCATGCTCAAGCGGGCACGGTGACGTGGAAAGATAACCAAGATGGCACCTACACGGCTTCACTTCCGCTGACCAAACTGGGGAACGATACCCTGACAGCCACTGCCAATAAAGTGAGCAGCAAGGCGATTACATTCAACGTCGCGAACCTGACGGGTCACGCGGGCGTACAAAACGTGGTGATCACCCCAACCAATAACACCCCGAACGCCGGTGATAAGCCGACGCTGACGGTGAAACTGACGGACAGCCACGGCAACCCCGTTAAAGACATTAAACAACTTGACGTGACGATTGCTGGAACAAAACACACGCTCCCAGCCACCCAAAATCCAGATGGCAGCTACACCGTCACCCTACCAGCGCAACACAGTGGCAAGCAGGATATTCTGGTCACCGTTAACGGCAAAGACTCCAACAAAGAGATCTTAACTGTCCAAGCCCCAAAACCGATGCCAACCAACACCAAGGGCAACGTCGGTGAGCAAGGGGTGCTGGCGACGGTGAAGCTCGATAGCGGCGTCCTCACCAGCTTAAAATCCGGTGATACCCTTGATTTAACCGTGACGGCAACCGATACCTTTAAAAACCCATTAACCGGTTTGGCATCGGCGATCACCTTAGCCCATGCTCAAACGGGCACCGTGACGTGGAAAGATAATCAAGACGGTACGTATTCTGGCGTATTAGCGCTCTCAAAGCTGGGCAACGATACCCTGACGTCCACCGTGAATAAGCTCAGCAGCAAAGCGATTTCGTTCACCGTGGAACTTCAACAAGATAAAGCATCAGTAACCGCTGTTAAGTTACATGCCCTGCACCCACTTATTTCTGCTGGGCAAAGCACAACACTCACAATCACCTTACGTGATAAGCACAATAATGGCGTCGTGAAAATTCCGTCTAGTGACATCAAATTAGAAGATAACAAACTGGCGCTATCTAATATCCAATGGAAAGAGCAAGGTAATGGTGTCTATACCACTGAAATCTTATTCCAGCTATTAGGAAATCATAAGCTTATTAGCACGGTCGGTATCACCAATAGCCACCCTATTGATGTCGATGTTACCGCGTTAAAAGGTGCTATTCACGTTCATCACGTTAACCTTGACGCCACACCGAAACAATTTGTCGTTGGTGAAAAAATCCAACTCAAACTTACACTACTCGATCAGTTTAATAATGGCGTAATGGATGTACTAGATACAAATATAAATATCAATGATGATAATACGCGAAGTTCACTGAAAGGATTGCAATGGCAGTATCAGCAAAATGGTGTCTATCTGGCAGAAACCACTGTGACTAAAGGCGGTATTCATTCACTGAAAGCCACCATTAACAGTAAGCAAGACAATGTGCTAATTCATGCCATTTCTTCAGTAGGCCAAAAGCAAGTCAGTGATGTTCAATTATCGACGAGTACAGCCAAGATTGTTGCAGGAACGCCCTCCACGCTAATCTTGACACTCAAAGACCAACACGGTAACCCTGTTTCTCAAGTTAACAGTGCTGATATTGAGTTAATAGATAGTTCAGGCTCTACCATTTCAGCTACTTGGCTTGAGATGAATAACTTGGGAATTTACAACACTCAAATCTCACTAAATAGTGTTGGAAGTCACACGGTAACAGTGAAAGTCAATAATATCTCCCACAATGTCTCTCTTCAGGTCACATCACCTCAAGGTGCATCCTCTGTAGCGAAACTTGAGATATCCCCAATTACCGCCGTTGATGCGGGTCATACTGCTCTTATTACCTTTATTATGAAAGATAAATATGGAAACCGAGTTAATAATGTTCTCAACCGTGATATTGCCCTTGAAATTGATGGTGTTATTCAGTCTATTCAACTGACTGAAATAGGCTATACCGGTCAATATTCTGGACAACTTCCTGCACAACAAAAAGGTCAACATGCCATTAAAGTGACTGTTAATGGCCAGCCAGCAAGCGCAAATTGGACTATCAATAACCCAATACCGATCCCATTAAGCACCTTTGATAAATCAGGACAACGTGGGGCTCTCGAAAAAGTGACCCTTAACAGTAGTAAAAAAATGGTTGGTTCTGGAGATAAAGTGACCTTTACACTTAAATTAATGGATAAGTTCGATAACCCATTAACTGGGGCAAGTTCTCATTTAAAACTATTAACAAACTTAAGTGAAACATCTCAATGGCAGAGTCACAACGACGGAAGCTATTCTATTGAATTACTCATGAACAGATTAGGCTCACAAGCAGTACAAGCGATTGTCAAAAATGTTCTGAGTAATGAAGTCACCCTTGATATTAAGCCGCTCAGTGGTGCTAGCAATGTCAACACAACGGCACTTACTATTAAAGATGCGACGATAGAAGCAGGAAATACCACTGAATTAACTCTACGACTTAAAGATTCAGTGGACAATGGTGTAACCAATATTCAAAACCAGGATATTCACCTTACACAAAGTAACACCAAAATTGATAAGCAATGGTCGTCTACTATTGATGGTATTTATACCACTCAAGTACAGATCAAGCAGGTTGGCGTTTACCCACTTCGAGCAACGGTTAATCAGCAAAATAGCCGAATTGAAACCATTGAAGTCACAGCGCCCGTTGGGAATACTAAAGTGGCAAAAGCTAAATTAGCATCCAGTATTGTGACTTTAGAGGCAGGTCAAAATGTGGAGTTAACCTTAGAGCTGAAAGACCAATACGATAATCTCATTATTGGTGTCAATGGCTCGGATATTATGCTGAAAGACAGCCATACAACTGAAACTATCGATAACAATCGAGTCGCTTGGCGTATGGATTCCGCAGGGATTTATAAAGCATCACTACCTTTAACACTTATTGGAAAACATAAGTTAAGCGCAGTGATTAATAAACAGCAAGCTTCAACCACAGAGATGACTGTCAATGCACTTAAAGGCGCAGCAAATGTTAAACAAGTTATGTTAACTACAGGGAAAAATACCGTTTCCGTTGGTGAAAAAACAGAACTGACATTAGAAGTTCAAGATCGCTTTGGTAACGAAGTGGATGATGTTTTGGTTTCAGATATTGATTTAGCCAATACAGATTCACAAATCAAAACCTCAGTGAAGTGGGTAAAAGTACCGTCAACACTAGGAAAGTACGTCACAGATGTGCAGTTTGAGAAAGTTAAATCACACACTTTGATTGCCAACGTCAATAGGCAAACAAAAACGCTTCAAATCAATGTGCAACCACTGAAAGGGTATAGCAATGTTGCTGCGATTGCGCTACAGGTACCTGCAAAAGCTGAAGTGGCAGAAAAAACCAAACTCTCGCTGATCCTAACGGATAAATTCAATAATGGCGTGGTTGGTGTTGAAGCTAAGCACATTGAGCTACTCATTGGATCAACCCCTCAAACTGTAATCTGGGTAGACAATCAAAATGGGTCTTATCATACAGAACTTGCTTTAAACCAAGCTGGCGCTAACCCACTAACGGTAAAAGTGAATAAATTCACGGATACAAAGTCTGTTCACGTTGATTCCCCTAGTGGTAAAGACAAAGTAGCTTCAATACAACTTGGAGCAAGCGACACCCAAGTCTTACCAAATACACCAACGATGCTCACTTTAACGTTGAAAGATAAATATGGAAATGGAGTGAAAAACGTACTGAGCACAGATATTTCATTATCTAATAACTATTCACCTGAAAACTTAGCATCACCTAGTTGGACTGAAGATGGTAAGCAATCTGGTATATATACTGCTTCTGTAAACTTGAAGAAAGTCGCAGAGCATACATTAACCGTAAAGGTGAGTAACATTGATAAAGCCATGAAAATCACCGTCCGACCATTTACGGAAACACAACACGTCAATAACATTGAATTAGCCATTGATAACAACAAAATTGCACTTGGTGGAAAAGTCAATTTCATATTGAGCACTAAAGATATCTATGGAAACAACGTTATGATAAAAGCGGCTGATATCCATTTACAGAATGCAAATGGCACCTTAGACCAGCCAACATGGCAAGAAAAAGGCGCTGAATATAAAGGGGAACTAACCTTCTCAATTAGTGGCAATTATGTCATTACCGCTAATGTGGGCACACAAAGCAGCGCCCCAATTAACCTAACAGTACAAACGGGTAAACCTGTATTTTCTATAGGGAATAGTAGGTTATATGCAGATAGATATGACCTTGACGAAAATAGTAGTACCAATATCACCGTGACATTAGAGTTAAAAGATGCAAATGGCGCCGCAATTAAAGGGAAAAAACCTCATATACTAGCAACTGCAGGAAAGATTAACAGTACCATGACTGAAAGAGCTGATGGTATATATACCGCTAGCTTTAATAATCCTACAATTAGTAAATCGAGCATTTCTGTTGATAATAATTCCATTGATTACTCTGGACCAACACAGGCTGTCAACATAGTGACCTACGGTAAATCGGAAATTAAAACGCTTAAAAGTGCACATGCCTTTTCTATAAATGATGGATTCCCTAACACAGGATTTATAGGTGCTCAATTTCAAATTACCGTGCCGATTGGCAAACCAACTGATTATGATTGGGAAGTTGACATCGATTGGTTATCTATTAATAAAGAAGGTATTGTCACCATGCTACGTAAGCCAACGCCAATAAAGAATGGAAATGCAATGACCCCTATATTTAAAGGCGTTCCTAAAGCGAATACTGGTTATAAACGTGCTGTGCATTACCGTTTTACGTTGAAAAAATGGTATTCCTATGAGGGGCAATTTAACGTACAAGCGGCAATTAATATCTGCCCAACTCCTAGCCGTTTAATTAAACGAGATGATCTTTTAACAACTGGAGTACCGATGAGTATTCTACGTAAAGTTGGAGGAAGACTTTTCCATGAATGGGGAGGAAGAGATCCGCACAAACAACTTGGCGCAACAGACCTCGTCTTGCTTGCTGATATGCAAACTTCATCACAGGTAACTCAAATATTACATCCATATACCTATGACCTTGCTAGTGCAACAAGCACGGGCTTTCTAGCAAGTGTAGTCTGCGTTGAAGACCTTAAATAA